The segment GCAGCCGCTTCTCTGCTACATCAGGCCGCTGCTGCTCGGCCGCCGTCAATGTCTTTTTTTAAATCGATAGTTCAAACGACGAACAAAGCGGTCGACGGTTTGATGCGAGATGCAAAGCGGAAGTAATGCCGCGATTTCCTTGGCCGTTCGATCCGGCTGTTCCTCGACAATTCTCACGAGCTCCTCTTCGTGTCCGTGTAGTTTGGGAAGCGGGCCGTGTCTTTGCTCACGAGCACCGATTTGACCTGTTTCACGACGGCGTTGCTTGAGCCTTCGAATCCAAGCGGTCGACACGTCAAACAATTCGGCAACTTCCGTCGTTCCCAACCCTGAATCACAGGCCTTGAGTACACGAATTCTCAAATCCATCGAATAAGCACGCATTTGGCCACCTCCTTGGGCAAAATGTATTAAAGCAAATCCGCTACATCCGACGCTACATCAATTCGAGGTCTGCTCTAGTCGCTCTGGCTGGGGTTGGAACTGAGGTTAAAGGTAGTCAGTTACCCGTTGATCAGCTTTAAGAGGTCTCCGATTGTGCGGTGAGCCTCAATGGGGTGTCGCAACGGTTGTTCCCTCAACACTTGGTAGTGATTCTTTCGCCCTACTTTCTCTCGGCGAATAAAGCCTTCATCCTCCAAATCTTGCACGATCCTTTGCACCCCCCGCTCAGTGATGCCGACGCGCAAAGCTACTTGACGTAATACCAAGTCTGGGTTTGCGGAGAGTGCGATAAGCACGTGTGCGTGATTGGTCAAGAACGTCCAACGACTAGCAGTTTCAACGGAAGCTGGGGATTCCGTCAGTTGAACCGGCGTTTTTGGCTTGGCCATAGTGGCTTCCGAACAAATGAGACACGAATGTCGCAACGCGGAAGAGAATCTCGCAATTTGCGAAAGTGGATTCACGAAGTCAACTTAGCACATCTCAAGCACGATTTACACAGGTTTTCTTGGTTAACAGACATTTTTCTCAAGATTCCCCCCCGAGACATACGAAATCATATTGACGCCTCTAAATTCACGCATTACACTTCGCGTATTCCAATTCGCAAAGTGGAGGTCACGATATGTCTAGTTCACTTGCCTTACTTCTGACGGCTCCCGCAGCCATTCTGCTCACCTTGGCCTGTTTACCCAATTCCTTGGTCAACGCACGGCCGCTAGCGACCCGCAATGCGGTCACTTGGATCGCAGCATTCCAGTTTTTCGTCGCGGTTTGCATTTCCGTGATCCTGGCAACTGGGCGAGTCCGGGCACAGAACGCTGATTTGCTTAGATTCTCCAGCGATACCCCTTTCGCAGTTTCGATTTACTTCGACGGTGTGGCGAGCTTAATGTTGATGCTGGTTAGCTTCCTCGGTTGGGTGATCTGCCAGTATTCACTTCGCTACCTCGATGGCGAAGCGACGCAAGGTAGCTACTTCCGCTGGACAGGATTGACGATCGGTTCCGTCTGTCTGATGGTAGTCGCAGGCAATCTGCTAATGTTTATTGTGGCTTGGGTAACGACCAGCCTTGGCCTTCACCAACTCTTGTTGCACTACGGACAGCGACCAGCAGCTCGACGCGCCGCTTGGACCAAATTTACTACAAGTCGGATTGGTGACGCGGCGTTAATTGTGGCCGCAGTTCTCATCTATGCACAGTTCAGGACACTTGAGTTCGTCGAATTGTTTGCGTTGGTGGGCTCGCTTACGACCGTCACTGTCGAAATGCAAGTTGCCGGATTTCTGTTAGTTCTCGGCGTGATCACTAAATCAGCGCAGTTCCCTTTCCACACTTGGTTACCCCAAACTATGGAAACGCCAACGCCTGTATCAGCACTCATGCACGCAGGCATCGTCAATGCTGGCGGCTACTTAATGATTCGAACCAGCTCCGTAGTAGCGCTGACACCTTGGGCATTAACCACGTTGGCCATCATCGCTGGATTCACCGCATTTTTCGCGGCAGTGGTGATGTTGACCCAATCGAGCGTGAAAAAGTCGCTGGCGTATTCAACAATAGCGCAAATGGGATTCATGTTGTTGCAGTGTGCCCTAGGTGCCTACTCGGCGGCAATGCTGCATATTCTAGCTCATTCCCTCTATAAGGCGCACGCCTTCTTGAGCAGTGGAAGCGTGATCGCAGCCCGGGCAGCAATCACTGGATCACTGTCGTCCACTCACCAAGTCAACTGGTTCAGGTTCGTAGCGAGTGGCGTGGCATTAATCGCGGTCCTGTGGGCTTCCTTAGCTTTGTTCAGATCCAATCCGGTGACCAAGCCCGGTGGACTTTTGCTAGGAGGAATCTTGTGCCTAGCACTGCACCAGTGGATTGGTCAAGTGATGCGCGGTGGCCATCAGATACAGTGGCTTCGGGCGCTGGCTGTCGCTGGCGGGCTGTGCCTGCTCTATTCGGCTAGCTTCGCGACCATCGACTCGATCATCTCCGCAAGTTTGCCGGTCGCCGGTGTTCCGCAGATGCTCTGGTTAGTCGCGAGCTTCGTGGCAACAGGTTTCCTTGGACTGCTGGTGCTACAAGCGGCTTTGGTCAGTGGACGAGAATCGGCCATTCTGAACAGGTACTACATTCATGCATCGAATGGCTTCTATTTGGAAAGCACTCTGCGACGCGTGTTTGGAAGCTTGCTTAACACTTAATACACACCAACCCCTGAAACTCAGACGATTGCCGCTGGCAGGTTACAAGGACAACGGACTGCGGCTACTAACGCCGTCGGTTCAACTCGGCTACCCCACGTACGATCGATGCCCAAGATTTTGCAGACAGTAATTCCACAGAGGAGCCAATCCATGTCAGTTTTGCAAGCCTCATCCAAAGTTAATCATCTCTCGATCGCGCGAGACAACTTCCTTCCTCCGAACTTCGAATCGTTTCAGGACCCTAGCCAGTTGGAGGAAGCGCTGGCAGAAGTCACCCAAGTCATTGCGCCCGTATGGCCGCTACAAGATTACGTCGCAGTCAATCCTTACGCGGGAATCTCGCACCGCTCGTTCCTGGACGCTCGGGCCTACTTGAAAGCCTTCTCGGACTGCGAAACACTCATGCCGATCGAACACTATGCGGCCGAGTACCATCATGGCCGCCTGACACAGGAAGATATCCAGTCGGCAATCAACGAATTGGCGGCGACTGGAGTGTCGCCACCTTTAACGGCGAATCAAATTGCTCAAAACTTGATGTCCATCGGCCTCGTCGACACATCTCGCGATCTTTCAGCAAGTACACCTAACGATGATCGACCGATTCGAACGATTGCGGAGACCATCAACAAATGGATGGGACAGGACATTGATTGGCATGAAGCAATCGTGGCAGAAATCTCGAAGCACTGCGCAGCTCATTACGATCAAAGTCAGGCAGTTTGGGCCAGTCCCTACAAGCACCTGTCGCTCTACGAAGCCTGGCGGAAGGTAGCCGAGCACGATTGTAATATCGAAATCTTAGGCCTGACCGACTTCCGGAAGTTTGTCGCTTGCTTGCCGCACACGCCTGAAGCCTGCATCGCTTACGCGTTGAAAGAATTGAGCGTTCCGCAACCGCTTTGGTCAACTTTCCTACTTTGCCAAGCGTTCTCAATTCCAGGTTGGAGTGCATGGGCCAAATACCAAACGAGTTGGGCTGAAAATTCCAGACCCGAAAAGAATGATCTAGTCTGCCTGCTAGCGATTCGCCTGGCGTACGACGTAGCGCTCGCTGAGGCAAAGTCTGTTAGTGTGAATTGGAGTTCTTATGTGGACATGGCAGCTTCTTCATTCAAGCTGCCCCAGGAAGCTCTGGGCAGCGACTCGAAAATTCGCTTCATCTTGCTTCGCGCCAGCGAGATCGCTCACCGCAATAGCTTGCTCAAAGCAATGTCGTTTTCCGAAGGTCGCTCGTCTCGAACCGAAGACCGAAAACTGGCACAGTTGGTCTTCTGTATCGACGTCCGGTCAGAACGAATTCGTCGACAACTGGAGGCCCAGTCCCAAGATATCGAGACATTTGGATTCGCAGGCTTCTTCGGCATGGCTTTCGAATACGCGACTCTTGGGCAGCCGTCGGGCAACTTACAACTACCTGTGCTCTTGAAGCCGCAATTCAAAGTGCATGAATGCGTTCACGAAGCAGACGCTGCCCATGAATGTGCCGCCATCAACAAGCGCGAGCAGGCACGAACCTGGCGAGCGTTATGGAAAAGTTTTCAGGCCTCGGCTGTGGGTTGCTTCTCATTTGTCGAAACAACCGGTTTGTTGGTCGGCTTGAAATTGCTAACTCGAGTTGCTGGTTACAACCCGAAGCGGAGCGATGCCAAGTATGACGGTTTGGGCAGGGCGGATCATTCGCGGCTGGGACCGACGTTGCGTGGCCTCAATCATCAGGGCATTACCACGTCGCGACAGGCGGATTTGGCAGAAGGAATGTTGCGAAACTTGGGTCTCACCAAGAATTTTGCCAGAATCGTCGTGTTCTGTGGCCATGCCTGTCAGACGGACAATAACCCGCTGGCAGCCGGCTTGGATTGTGGCGCATGTGGCGGGCATTCCGGCGAACCCAACGCACGGTTCGCAGCCATGCTACTCAATCAGCCATATATTCGCCAAGCGATGGCAGATCGAGGTATCGATATCCCTGCGGACACCCATTTTGTAGGTGCTCTGCATAATACCACCACGGACCGAATCGAGTTTTTTGATACCCAAATGGTGCCGACTAGCCAGCAGGACGCGTTGCAACAACTCAAAACTAGCTGTGCGATCGCTACTCGCCAGACACAGTTGGAGCGAATGCCGATTGTATCGAGTAGCTCACCCAACGCTTTGCTCAGGCGAGCGACAGATTGGTCTGAGGTGCGACCCGAATGGGGCTTGGCTGGTAATGCGTCGTTCATCGTGGCACCTCGATCGATGACGCAGAAAGCTAACTTGGAAGCGCGTTCGTTCCTGCATAGTTACGACTACACGCAAGACACCCAAGGCAGAGTCTTAGAAACAATCATGACGGCACCGATGATCGTGGCGAACTGGATCAACATGCAGTACTATGCTTCGACTGTAGACAATTGTCATTTTGGTAGCGGCACAAAAACAGTTCACAATGTCGTAGGCGGATTCGGCATTCTGTCGGGTAATGGCGGCGATTTGATGACGGGCTTGCCATGGCAATCACTGCACACTGGCAAACAGTTCCAGCACTTGCCGATGCGTTTGCAAGTCGTCATCAATGCACCTCGCGAGATGATTGATCGAATCATCGCCAAGCATCAACTCGTGGCCGATCTGTTGACGGGTGGCTGGTTGCACTTGGTAGCGATCGAAGAGCAGACCACCTATCGCTACACTCTAGCCGGAAAGTGGGAGTCTTTGCATCTAGCTCCGTCGCCAAGCCATGAAGGAGTATCGGTATGACGGTCGCCAGTCAGGGCGGGAGTGTGGACGCTGCCAACGTCCATTGCCAAGACATCCACCAGCGGGCTGTCAGTCACCATGCTCAGCGTTCATCGCATCTCAAGCGACTTGAAGCTGAGAGCATTCACATCCTGCGCGAAGTGGTTGCTGAGTTCGACAATCCGGTGATGCTGTATTCGATTGGCAAAGATTCTTCGGTGATTTTGCATTTAGCTCGAAAGGCTTATTATCCCAGCAAGATACCGTTTCCGCTGCTGCATATCGATTCGACTTGGGAGTTCCGCGAGATGATCGAATTCCGCGAGCAATTCGCTCGCCAGCGGCTTGGCTTAGACGTTATTGCGTATGTCAATCAACAAGGGGTCCGCGATGGTATCAACCCCTTCGATCATGGCCGAGTCTACACGGAAATCATGCGAACACAGCCACTAAAACAGTCCTTAACTGAATACAAATTCGATGCAGCTATTGGTGGCGGTCGTCGCGATGAAGAGAAATCTCGCGCCAAGGAACGTATTTTCTCTTTTCGCGACCGAAATCATCGCTGGGACCCACGTAACCAGCGGCCGGAACTTTGGAACATTTTCAATACCTGGAAGCACTTCGGAGAAAGTCTGAGAGTCTTCCCGTTGTCGAATTGGACCGAGCTGGATGTCTGGCAATACATCTTGCAAGAAAGTATCCCCATTGTGCCATTGTACTTTGCCAAACCGCGCCCAGTGGTGCGGCGCGGCGGTGACTTGATTGTTGTCGACGATGCTCGCATGCGCTTGGAAGTTGGCGAAACGCCCACGTTAATGAAAGTGCGCTTTCGAACTTTGGGCTGTTACCCTGTGACCGGTGCGGTCGAATCAGAAGCTGAAACCATTGAAGACATCGTTTATGAGATGTTGACTACCAGAGTCTCCGAACGCCAAGGGCGGGCCATCGATCGTGATGAAGCCGCAGCCATGGAACGCAAGAAACGCGATGGCTACTTTTGATTTGAACGGCGTTTAATAAGCATTAACAGCATGAATGCGGCTCAATGAACATCATCAACGAAACGAACATCGATACCTATTTGGCTCGGCATAATGCCAAAGATCTATTGCGGTTTATCACCTGCGGCAATGTAGACGATGGCAAAAGCACCCTAATCGGTAGATTGCTGCTGGAAGCCGGCGCGATTTACGACGATCAGATCGCTGCCTTGCAGTGCGACTCCGAGAAACACGGTACTGTCGGCAAACGCATCGATACAGCTTTATTGCTCGATGGTTTGGAAGACGAACGCCAACAGGGAATTACCATCGATGTCGCCTATCGCTATTTCACCACGCCCCAGCGAAAATTCATTATCGCTGATACGCCGGGCCATGAGCAATTCACTCGCAACATGGCAACCGGCGCTTCGACTGCAGACTTAGCAATAATCCTCGTTGACGCTACCAAAGGCATCTCCACACAAACGCGCCGCCATGCGTTTATCGTTTCGTTACTGGGGATCAGACACATCATCTTGGCTGTCAATAAAATGGATCTTGTCGGATATGACCAAGATGTATTTACCAAGATTAAAGAAGAGTTCGATCGCTTCGCCCAAGTCTTGTCGCTCGATCAAGTGTGCGCCATACCACTTTCCGCGCTCGAAGGCGACAATATCATCCAGGCCAGCCCGCGCACCCAATGGTACAGCGGACCAGCGCTACTTGAGCAACTAGATTCTGTCCAAGTCGACTCGAATCGCCATTCCAATGCATTGCGTTTTCCGATTCAGTGGGTGAACCGGCCCGATTCCAGCTTTCGAGGCTTTAGCGGTACGATCGCTTCGGGCCGTTTGTGCGTTGGCGATCAGGTCACCGTGTTGCCTTCGCGCAAGACTGCCCGAGTAAGTTCAATTGTGACCATGGACGGACAGCTTGACGAAGCAGTCGCTGCGGATTCGATCACTGTAACTCTAGACTGTGAAATCGATGTCACTCGAGGCGATATGCTGGTCGGTGCAGAAATGCAGCCAACAGTCAGTCGTCGTGGCGAGGCGAACCTTGTGTGGATGACAGAACAACCGTTGGTTCCCGGAAAATCTTATTGGTTCAAGCAAACAACACGTCGCACTTCATGCGAAATTTCAGCAGTCCGCTACCGCACAGACGTCAATACATTCCAGCGGAGCAGCGCATCTTCTCTGTCGCTGAATGAAATCGGGCGATGCGAAATCAAGTTGCATGATCCGGTGATGTTTGACCCGTACTCAGCCAACCTCGGGACGGGCAGCTTCATTTTGGTCGATCGGATTTCTCACGAAACGGTTGCCGCAGGTATGTTCTGTGACGCCAGTGGAGATCCATCGACATCCGGCCATTGGGATGACGAGTCCGTGCTGCTGGCACCACGACCTGCCTGTAGTCACATTTCGAATAGTGCCCGCTGCTCACGCTACGGACAAAAACCACTTACAATTCTCATCACCGGCTTGAGTAGCTCGGGTAAAACGAGCGTCGCCATGGCACTCGAAGTGCGGTTATTCAGAGAGCGGCTGACTTGCATAGTTGTGGATGGACAAAGCCTGCGACTGGGGATAAGTCGCGATCTGGGATTCACGGCTGAGGAGCGTTCCGAGAATCTACGTCGAGCCGCCGAAATAGCAAAACTGATCAACGATGCAGGACAAATCTGCATAGCGGCCTTCGTTGCCCCAAGCGTCTGGGTACGCAACAAGGCTCGAGAGCTAATTGGGGCGGAGCGATTCTTCCACGTGTTTTTGTCGACGGCACCCGAAGTCTGTCGCAGTCGTGATCATACCGGTCAGTACAAGGCGGCTGATAGGGGCGAAATCAGCAGCTTCCCTGGCGTCACATTTAACTACGAAACTCCCACCGACGCAGATTTGGTTTTTGATACCGAAAACATGACTGCAGAACAAGTTGCTGAGGAGATCCTGGCAAGAATCAAAACTCGCATTACCTGTTAACCTGAGCGCTCACGGTCACCGCGAGTCTATTTCAGCTGGTGATCGACGAATTGGCCGACGCCATGTGTTTCTCCACGGGCAGCCCAGCCTGACCGACATTCGCTGTCATGAGCGACTCGGAGGCTTGCTCAAGAGCTACTCTCGCAAGGCTGCTTAGACTAGGCCATTCTCGTGCTTTGGTTCATTGGCTAGCCACTTCTCATCGGAGAAACTCTGTGCTGGTCTCTCTGCATTTCACTCTGTCAATGCTTTTGGCAGGACCATTTGCGTTTTCTGAGAGTATCTGATTCCAAATGAGTTATTTCTTGCTCGCCATCAAACCGCCAATTTGCTGGAGCGAGGTTTTTGCCCAGGGCTCAAAAGGATGAAACCCTTCTGAGCAAGAATCTAATGAACAAAATCGGCAAATACTCACAACATCTCTCTTAATCCTTCGTAAGATGGCTTCTGTCGCTATTTGCCCCGTAGCAGTTCTTGAGCCTCCTCGTTGCCCGAGTACCGCAACTCTTCTGGGGCTATAATTGCGTTGTCGTTCAACCAGTCCAATCCTTTTTTATACCAGCTGTGAGCCTCTGCCAGTTCTTCCAGTTGCCAGTGGCCCATGGCCAGGAAGAAGGCGTTGTAGCCGAGGGGAGTTCCGCCGGACTCGACAGATCGATTCAGTGCTTCAATGGCCTGCTGCCAGTTGCCAGCACGATAGTGGGCTACTCCCAGGGTGTTGAAGTAGGTTCCCTGGGGGTCGAGCTTCACGGCCTGCTCAGCCAGTTCCACTGCCTCCTGAGGATCTCGCAGCGATTCGTCTTCGACTGTGACCAACTGCCAGGCCAAATTGTTGAGTTCACCAGCGCTGACCTGCGGCGATCCTTGAATGACGCTTTTTCTTAACTGAATCGACTCTTGAGACTGTCCCAGCTTTTGGAGACTGGATGCCAAAGCCAGTTTCAGGCCAGTATCGCTGGGATCCTTTTCAAGGCCAGCCCGATAGGCGGTTTCCGCATTTTGGAATTCACCCAGCCGCATCCAACTGTTGCCCATAATTTGGTAGCTTCGCAGGTACTTCGGGTTCGCATCAACGGCTTGTTGACAGTGATGAATAGCCTTTTGCAAGTTGCCTTCAGCGGCAAGAGCGACAGCCAAATTGGTATGGGCTAAGACCGACTTCGGATCAAACTCAAGTTCGCTTTGATACATCTCGTTAGCCTTTTTCAGATCACCCATTCGAGCGTAGATGACCCCCATCATATTGGCAATGTTTCCTCGACGGGGAGTGATGTCCTTCAAACGATGACAGACTTTCAGTGCTAGCTCGTAGTGAGCTAGTCGAATGAAGGTGTGTGATAAGCTGTCCAGCGTCTCCGATGGTAGCTGCATTTCCTGCAGGGAATCGACGATAAAAGCCAGTTGGTCATTTTTTTCTTGAGAAGCCATCACTTGAATTCCGTCGCTTAAAGATCGATTGAACTCGGCTAGCACCGGATGTTGCGCATCCAGCTCCCGCAAGCGCGTTATGCAATCACCTACCAAGCGAGGATAATCCGGCTGATCAGCCAATTGGGCAATGGGAATTGACCGCAAGAGGGCTGCGTAGCCGCTGCTATGGTCCGGGCGAAGCGCGATGGCCGCAGTAGCATGTCGCATCGCCTGGACATGTTGAGGCACCAAGTCAGACAGCAAAGCTTCGACCAGGGCAAGTCGCGACCAATAATCCGAAGGAGCCCGGTGAACAGTTCGCTCGAGGATTTTTAATGCCGAGCCGTAGATATCCGGCAATAACTCATCACCTGTGACTGACACGCGAAATCGACTGAGGTTTTCACCGCCTGAACCAATACCACCGGTTGAAATCAGCACCTTTACTGACTGATCCGTTGACACCTGGATGGGGTCAAAACCCAGAACGATCCTTGCAGGTAATGTAGGACTGTTCAGTAATGCAAAAGTTTTTTCGCTGCCGTCGATAGCATCTTTTAGCGACTGCGAATGGGGATGGTCGGATACGACGAACTTTGGGGACAACGACCTGGTCGACCCATCTGCGTTGACGATTCGAACGGATATTTCACGAAAGCAAACGCTCATGTTTATTCTTGCCCAATGCCTTCTGGGCTTGTCAAGAGTAGTGATTAAGTCCAGCTTGACACCCGAGAATCGTGGTAAACCAAGCGAACCCTCGATTAGTAACAGCTCGCTGTCAGGGTTAGGTCCGCTGACTACGATGGAACCACTGCGCTGCAACTCTGGGATTGAACCATGCGTTGATTCTACTTTCACGTTTTCCATCGAGATCCAGCGAACGTCTTTAGGTAGTGCTTCTATCAAGGTTCTACCTTCGAAATGAACCAAATTGCTCGCGAGTTGTGTTAGGAGCTGAACAGGTTGTCGATCGAGTTCCTCCAGATCGGAGATACGTTTAGTAAGCGCGATCAAATCGGCGTTTTTTAGATCCTGTCTTACCATCTGACGCCAAGGATCTGCGTCCGCAACACTTAGAATTACAGACAGTCCTTCTCGCGTGAGAGTGGAGGATGGCGAAGTTCCGGTGGCTGACCAGCGAAAGCGGCCCAAGTTTTCGTATTGCCATCGGTCGCGGGCTCGATCCCCGTGGGAAATCCAAATTCGAAATCCATGGGGACTTCGAGCAGCTTCGGCGGTCTGAAACACCGCCACATGGGGCCGCCCGCCCCCATATCCAATATGCCAGCGGCTGACTTCAATCGGTCTTCGAGCCTCGGAATAGTCGGCAGTGGCCGAACAGAACGACAGTTGTTGTCTGGCCCCAAGATTATCGCGAGGAGCAAATTTGACCTCTAGTGTATGCATCCCGAACATACCATCGTCTGCGCGTCCTGGGCCAAGATTGGGGAGAGACGGATGTAGCATCACCTCCAGTCGCAAAGCGGTCAGTTCCTGGACGTCGGTTTCAAACACCAAATCGTATCCCGCCCAAGCGTTGTCGCCGCTGGCCAGGATCGATCCATCGTCGAGTTCAGTAAGCTGGTCACCGCCACGAGAAATCAGTTCAATCGGCTGCAAATTGCGCCACTCCGCCTGTTGCCATCGCTCGATCGACCAAGGTTCCTCCGTCAATGCTCTCCAGCGGTCTAATGATGTGAGCGCCATCGGCTTCAGCGTTGGGTGTAATGCATCCAACATTCTGGCCGCCTCATCGACAGAGGTCGTACCGATCGTCAATCCCCACCTGGCAAAAGCGTCGCGGTAGGCGCTGTCTGGTTCAGCAACGCGGGGAAGGACCAGCACTTCATCAATTTTTTGCTCGTAGGCCTGCTCGCTGAACGAATGGAACTGACTGCGCGAGTTCTTCTGCTCCACGGTTCGCCAGTTCCGCTTTGCGCGATGTTCCATGTCTTGCTGCCAGGCAATTTCCAAATCCCGAATCAGTTGTTGGTCGCGTTTCAACCGCGTCAATCGGCTAGTGAGTTCTTCGACCTCCTCCTGCAGGCTCTTCGGATGTTCTCCGTTGGCAATTAGCTGACTAGCGCGGCCTACCGCTTCCAATGCTCGCTGGACGGCATTTTCATCTGGCGTGGATTCGGAGTCGATTTCGATGCTGGCGCGAGCCAAGGCAACCTCGGAGTTGACTTGATTGACCAGTTTTGAGCGCTGAATTTGAGATTCCAGTGCCTGTTGAGCCTCGCTGGCCGCCAACCGAGCCTGCTGATGTTGCAGCCACAGGTATCCGCCACCTCCCAGCCCCATGGCCAGCAGTAGCGTGGCGGCCAGGGCAAGCGTGACCCGGCGACGCTTGCTCTCTTCGCCCGCTTGAATGTCTGCTGCCACGCGGGCTAGCTCCACCTCGCGCATGCGAGTTTCGACCGATTCGATGTAGTTGCTCAGCCGCCTGGCCAGCACACCCGCGTCTCGAATTCGCTCTTCGGGCTCGGGCCGCAAGCAGTCC is part of the Pirellulaceae bacterium genome and harbors:
- a CDS encoding transposase; this translates as MRAYSMDLRIRVLKACDSGLGTTEVAELFDVSTAWIRRLKQRRRETGQIGAREQRHGPLPKLHGHEEELVRIVEEQPDRTAKEIAALLPLCISHQTVDRFVRRLNYRFKKRH
- a CDS encoding MarR family transcriptional regulator, coding for MAKPKTPVQLTESPASVETASRWTFLTNHAHVLIALSANPDLVLRQVALRVGITERGVQRIVQDLEDEGFIRREKVGRKNHYQVLREQPLRHPIEAHRTIGDLLKLING
- a CDS encoding oxidoreductase, which gives rise to MSSSLALLLTAPAAILLTLACLPNSLVNARPLATRNAVTWIAAFQFFVAVCISVILATGRVRAQNADLLRFSSDTPFAVSIYFDGVASLMLMLVSFLGWVICQYSLRYLDGEATQGSYFRWTGLTIGSVCLMVVAGNLLMFIVAWVTTSLGLHQLLLHYGQRPAARRAAWTKFTTSRIGDAALIVAAVLIYAQFRTLEFVELFALVGSLTTVTVEMQVAGFLLVLGVITKSAQFPFHTWLPQTMETPTPVSALMHAGIVNAGGYLMIRTSSVVALTPWALTTLAIIAGFTAFFAAVVMLTQSSVKKSLAYSTIAQMGFMLLQCALGAYSAAMLHILAHSLYKAHAFLSSGSVIAARAAITGSLSSTHQVNWFRFVASGVALIAVLWASLALFRSNPVTKPGGLLLGGILCLALHQWIGQVMRGGHQIQWLRALAVAGGLCLLYSASFATIDSIISASLPVAGVPQMLWLVASFVATGFLGLLVLQAALVSGRESAILNRYYIHASNGFYLESTLRRVFGSLLNT
- a CDS encoding DUF2309 domain-containing protein gives rise to the protein MSVLQASSKVNHLSIARDNFLPPNFESFQDPSQLEEALAEVTQVIAPVWPLQDYVAVNPYAGISHRSFLDARAYLKAFSDCETLMPIEHYAAEYHHGRLTQEDIQSAINELAATGVSPPLTANQIAQNLMSIGLVDTSRDLSASTPNDDRPIRTIAETINKWMGQDIDWHEAIVAEISKHCAAHYDQSQAVWASPYKHLSLYEAWRKVAEHDCNIEILGLTDFRKFVACLPHTPEACIAYALKELSVPQPLWSTFLLCQAFSIPGWSAWAKYQTSWAENSRPEKNDLVCLLAIRLAYDVALAEAKSVSVNWSSYVDMAASSFKLPQEALGSDSKIRFILLRASEIAHRNSLLKAMSFSEGRSSRTEDRKLAQLVFCIDVRSERIRRQLEAQSQDIETFGFAGFFGMAFEYATLGQPSGNLQLPVLLKPQFKVHECVHEADAAHECAAINKREQARTWRALWKSFQASAVGCFSFVETTGLLVGLKLLTRVAGYNPKRSDAKYDGLGRADHSRLGPTLRGLNHQGITTSRQADLAEGMLRNLGLTKNFARIVVFCGHACQTDNNPLAAGLDCGACGGHSGEPNARFAAMLLNQPYIRQAMADRGIDIPADTHFVGALHNTTTDRIEFFDTQMVPTSQQDALQQLKTSCAIATRQTQLERMPIVSSSSPNALLRRATDWSEVRPEWGLAGNASFIVAPRSMTQKANLEARSFLHSYDYTQDTQGRVLETIMTAPMIVANWINMQYYASTVDNCHFGSGTKTVHNVVGGFGILSGNGGDLMTGLPWQSLHTGKQFQHLPMRLQVVINAPREMIDRIIAKHQLVADLLTGGWLHLVAIEEQTTYRYTLAGKWESLHLAPSPSHEGVSV
- the cysD gene encoding sulfate adenylyltransferase subunit CysD, producing MTVASQGGSVDAANVHCQDIHQRAVSHHAQRSSHLKRLEAESIHILREVVAEFDNPVMLYSIGKDSSVILHLARKAYYPSKIPFPLLHIDSTWEFREMIEFREQFARQRLGLDVIAYVNQQGVRDGINPFDHGRVYTEIMRTQPLKQSLTEYKFDAAIGGGRRDEEKSRAKERIFSFRDRNHRWDPRNQRPELWNIFNTWKHFGESLRVFPLSNWTELDVWQYILQESIPIVPLYFAKPRPVVRRGGDLIVVDDARMRLEVGETPTLMKVRFRTLGCYPVTGAVESEAETIEDIVYEMLTTRVSERQGRAIDRDEAAAMERKKRDGYF
- the cysN gene encoding sulfate adenylyltransferase subunit CysN, coding for MNIINETNIDTYLARHNAKDLLRFITCGNVDDGKSTLIGRLLLEAGAIYDDQIAALQCDSEKHGTVGKRIDTALLLDGLEDERQQGITIDVAYRYFTTPQRKFIIADTPGHEQFTRNMATGASTADLAIILVDATKGISTQTRRHAFIVSLLGIRHIILAVNKMDLVGYDQDVFTKIKEEFDRFAQVLSLDQVCAIPLSALEGDNIIQASPRTQWYSGPALLEQLDSVQVDSNRHSNALRFPIQWVNRPDSSFRGFSGTIASGRLCVGDQVTVLPSRKTARVSSIVTMDGQLDEAVAADSITVTLDCEIDVTRGDMLVGAEMQPTVSRRGEANLVWMTEQPLVPGKSYWFKQTTRRTSCEISAVRYRTDVNTFQRSSASSLSLNEIGRCEIKLHDPVMFDPYSANLGTGSFILVDRISHETVAAGMFCDASGDPSTSGHWDDESVLLAPRPACSHISNSARCSRYGQKPLTILITGLSSSGKTSVAMALEVRLFRERLTCIVVDGQSLRLGISRDLGFTAEERSENLRRAAEIAKLINDAGQICIAAFVAPSVWVRNKARELIGAERFFHVFLSTAPEVCRSRDHTGQYKAADRGEISSFPGVTFNYETPTDADLVFDTENMTAEQVAEEILARIKTRITC